One genomic segment of Pseudomonas sp. p1(2021b) includes these proteins:
- a CDS encoding TauD/TfdA dioxygenase family protein produces MPAASNALSSIDSAQPQTFDIRPFPGAVGAEVTGLDLARPINAADFTRIHRAHLDHHVLVFRDQHITPEQHIAFSRRFGELQIHVLKQFLLEGHPEILIVSNIIENGRNIGLGDAGKFWHSDLSYKTLPSLGSMLHAQELPSEGGDTLFADMHRAWDAVPEALRKVVEGRSAAHSYTARYAETKFEGDWRPTLTAAQLAEVKEVIHPVVRTHPENGRKALFVSEGFTTRIVGLPDDESRDVLQQLYALSVLEANIYRHRWQPHDLVFWDNRSLIHLAAGCPAHLRRKLYRTTIQGDAPF; encoded by the coding sequence ATGCCAGCCGCCTCGAACGCCTTGTCGTCCATCGACAGCGCCCAGCCGCAAACCTTCGATATCCGCCCATTCCCCGGTGCTGTCGGCGCCGAGGTCACGGGCCTCGACCTGGCCCGGCCGATCAATGCCGCGGACTTCACCCGGATCCACCGCGCCCACCTCGATCATCACGTCCTGGTGTTCCGCGACCAACACATCACTCCCGAGCAGCACATCGCCTTCAGCCGCCGCTTCGGCGAACTGCAGATCCATGTGCTCAAACAGTTCCTGCTCGAAGGGCACCCCGAGATCCTGATCGTTTCCAACATCATCGAAAACGGTCGCAACATCGGCCTGGGCGATGCGGGCAAATTCTGGCATTCCGACCTCTCCTACAAAACGCTGCCCAGCCTCGGCTCCATGCTGCATGCCCAAGAGCTGCCCAGCGAAGGCGGCGACACCCTGTTCGCCGACATGCACAGGGCCTGGGACGCGGTGCCTGAAGCATTGCGCAAGGTGGTCGAAGGCCGTAGCGCCGCTCACTCCTACACCGCCCGTTATGCCGAGACCAAGTTCGAGGGTGACTGGCGGCCCACCCTGACCGCCGCGCAACTGGCCGAGGTCAAGGAAGTCATCCACCCGGTGGTGCGCACCCACCCGGAGAACGGCCGCAAGGCGCTGTTCGTCAGCGAAGGCTTCACCACCCGCATCGTCGGCCTGCCGGACGACGAAAGCCGCGACGTGCTGCAGCAGCTCTACGCCTTGAGCGTGCTCGAGGCGAACATCTACCGCCACCGCTGGCAGCCTCACGACCTGGTGTTCTGGGACAACCGCTCGTTGATCCACCTGGCCGCCGGCTGCCCTGCGCACCTGCGGCGCAAGCTGTACCGCACCACCATCCAGGGCGATGCCCCTTTCTGA
- a CDS encoding ABC transporter substrate-binding protein, translating into MRKSISRLAASIGLGVTLVVGSLAAPAAAQAEGKIRIAEQFGIVYLLLNVVRDQQLIEKHGKAQGVDIQVDWAQLSGGAAINDALLSGSVDIAGAGVGPLLTVWDRTRGRQNVKAVASLGNFPYYLVSSNPNVKTIADLGASDRIAVPAVGVSVQSRFLQYAAAQQWGDKEYARLDKYTLAVPHPDATAALLAGGTELNGHFSNPPFQDQVLANKNVHVVLNSYDLLGPNSPTLLFATEKFRKDNPKTYKAFIDALAEAAEFAQKDKAAAADTYIRVTKAKIDRDTLIKLIDNPQYEFTVTPKNTYKLAEFLYRVGAIKHKPESWKDYFFQDERPLQGS; encoded by the coding sequence ATGCGCAAATCCATCAGCCGCCTGGCGGCGAGCATCGGCCTGGGCGTCACCCTGGTCGTCGGTAGCCTGGCCGCCCCGGCGGCGGCCCAGGCCGAAGGCAAGATCCGCATCGCCGAACAGTTCGGCATCGTCTACCTGCTGCTCAATGTGGTCCGCGACCAGCAGTTGATCGAGAAGCATGGCAAGGCGCAGGGCGTCGACATCCAGGTCGACTGGGCGCAGCTCTCCGGCGGCGCGGCGATCAACGACGCGCTGCTGTCCGGTTCGGTGGACATCGCCGGTGCAGGTGTCGGCCCGTTGTTGACCGTATGGGACCGCACCAGGGGGCGGCAGAACGTCAAGGCTGTCGCCTCGCTGGGCAACTTTCCGTACTACCTGGTCAGCAGCAACCCGAACGTGAAGACCATCGCCGACCTGGGCGCCAGCGACCGCATCGCGGTACCGGCGGTCGGCGTCTCGGTGCAGTCACGCTTCCTCCAGTACGCTGCGGCCCAGCAATGGGGCGACAAGGAATACGCCCGCCTGGACAAGTACACCCTGGCCGTGCCGCACCCGGACGCCACTGCAGCCCTGCTGGCCGGCGGCACCGAGCTCAACGGGCACTTCTCCAACCCGCCGTTCCAGGACCAGGTGCTGGCCAACAAGAACGTCCACGTGGTGCTCAACAGCTACGACCTGCTTGGCCCGAACTCACCGACCCTGCTGTTCGCCACCGAGAAGTTCCGCAAGGACAACCCCAAAACTTATAAAGCTTTCATCGATGCGCTGGCCGAGGCCGCAGAATTCGCCCAGAAGGACAAGGCCGCCGCTGCCGATACGTATATCCGCGTGACCAAGGCCAAGATCGACCGCGACACGCTGATCAAGCTGATCGACAACCCGCAGTACGAGTTCACCGTCACGCCGAAGAACACCTACAAGTTGGCCGAGTTCCTCTACCGGGTCGGCGCTATCAAGCACAAGCCCGAGTCGTGGAAGGACTACTTCTTCCAGGACGAACGCCCGCTGCAAGGGAGCTGA